The segment CGACACGAACTATTGCCTCGCGCTCGACGAGGCCGACCCGAACGACGTGACCATCGAGGTGGGCATTTGCGCGGCACAGGACGCGCAGCACTTCGCCTTCACCGACAACACCGACGGATCGAGCTCGCTCGTCGTCGCCCAGGGTCGGTGCCTCGACTACGGCGACGGGCAGCCCGACACACGCCTGACCGCGAAGCAGTGCTCCTACGGACCGAGCCAGCGCTTCCGTTTCCGCCCGAACGGGAGGCTGCAGTCGGCGTCCGGCACCGTGTGCGTCTCCGCCGCGCAGGCGGCGCAGGGCGCGGCGGTCTTCGACGACGTCTGCAAGGTGCACCCGAGCGACCTGCAGGCCTTCTCGCTCAGCCGCTGAATCGATACGGTGACGCGAAGCGCAGAGTCGGAGTGGCGCGCAAATGCACGAGCCGCACCGCGGAGCGCTCGACGCTCGCCGACAACACCGACGCGTCGAACGTCATCACCGATGTGCACGGCGAGTGTCTCGACCGCGGCAGCGCGCGGCGGGGCACGGCCCTCTTCGTGAAGCCGTGCGACTTCGGTGCGACGCCGCGCTTCCACTGACTCGGAGCGCAACGGCAAGCTGATCGACCCGAACGGGGCGACGCGCGCGCAGCAGCGCGCGCGCTGATCAGTGCACGGGCGCCTTGGTGTCGGGGTTGATGCGCACTCCGGGGCCCATCGTGGACGACGCGGTGATCGACTTGATGTACCGGCCCTTCGCCGCCGCCGGCTTGGCCCGCATGATCTCGTCGTGAACGGCGTCGTAGTTGGTCGTCAGCGCCTCGACGTCGAAGCTCGCCTTGCCGATGGGCACGTGCACGTTGCCGTGGCGGTCGGTGCGGTACTCGACCTTGCCCCCCTTGAACTCCGTCACGGCCTTGCCGACGTCGGTGGTGACCGTGCCCGTCTTCGGG is part of the Acidimicrobiia bacterium genome and harbors:
- a CDS encoding ricin-type beta-trefoil lectin domain protein, with translation DTNYCLALDEADPNDVTIEVGICAAQDAQHFAFTDNTDGSSSLVVAQGRCLDYGDGQPDTRLTAKQCSYGPSQRFRFRPNGRLQSASGTVCVSAAQAAQGAAVFDDVCKVHPSDLQAFSLSR